One Hypomesus transpacificus isolate Combined female chromosome 16, fHypTra1, whole genome shotgun sequence genomic window carries:
- the LOC124478856 gene encoding protein ANKUB1-like produces MRVFVAFEGSCEPFNVLPDQTVGTMKQMVKDYFHVQLSDDKQVRHFLVLSYAGATLQDTWTLIDVGVMPGSAIRCLIKKEDKPVVRVLHGVTGETMSIMSTVFLLSSSVAKIKSLVSLKCDLPVGAFRLSTPSGVQLYDCNRLHDYAIEVGATLRLDTWDGWAELLRGCLTGHKTTVQRHLSKERPVMRFQLRVALYVAASLGHLDLADWVLERGVRAEEPVGVHPYRQWCHQTAHPDATKCPVHVASERGQLLILKLFISSSVLTLSCRNSQGQDPMQIAICHGHKDCVLHLVTKLCSVMSLPGLSLPMRMYLQIKRWVGLGHRRVTTRRGRGQWGPLRARVGDTVLVDGYTHPKMSSKPKRRVVRGRKEVRPKASQYLTPNSCLTPVSHLHPMPTFKGSQLQLPKMMSAGQTNVKRMGVKRMHGEKVLEVAEDKALEEVLDGSSSQWKSRVPLPPISRDTNPRPLFISASPNSSQILTNSLESFSRHCGRTPRENAIYCLAMASAFTERPWLQQLDVARTLARRSVQNMSYKADPLS; encoded by the exons ATGAGGGTCTTCGTTGCCTTTGAAGGCTCCTGTGAGCCCTTCAATGTCCTTCCAGACCAGACCGTAGGAACCATGAAGCAGATGGTCAAG GATTACTTCCACGTGCAACTGTCAGATGACAAGCAGGTACGGCACTTTCTGGTGCTGAGCTATGCTGGGGCTACGCTGCAGGACACCTGGACCCTAATCGACGTGGGTGTCATGCCTGGCAGTGCCATCCGATGCCTGATAAAG AAAGAAGACAAGCCTGTGGTGCGAGTGTTGCATGGGGTGACAGGGGAGACCATGTCCATAATGAGCACAGTATTTCTCTTGAGTTCATCTGTGGCCAAGATCAAGTCTCTGGTCTCCCTCAAATGTGACCTCCCTGTGGGTGCTTTTAGACTGAGCACGCCCAGTGGTGTTCAACTCTACGACTGCAACCGACTTCACGACTATGCCATCGAAGTGG GAGCCACGCTTCGATTGGATACCTGGGATGGGTGGGCGGAGCTCCTGCGAGGCTGCCTCACAGGTCACAAAACGACAGTCCAGCGCCATCTTTCAAAAGAGAGACCAGTGATGAG GTTTCAACTGCGGGTGGCGCTCTATGTGGCTGCCTCTCTGGGCCACTTAGACCTAGCTGACTgggtgctggagagaggagtgCGTGCTGAGGAGCCAGTGGGGGTCCACCCTTACCGCCAATGGTGCCACCAAACCGCCCATCCTGACGCCACCAAATGCCCCGTGCACGTCGCGAGCGAGCGGGGCCAGCTCCTCATCCTCAAGCTCTTCATCAGCAGCAGCGTTCTGACCCTGTCTTGCCGGAATTCTCAAGGTCAAGACCCCATGCAGATCGCCATTTGCCACGGACACAAAGACTGTGTACTCCACCTGGTCACCAAGTTATGCTCGGTGATGTCGTTGCCTGGTTTGTCCCTTCCCATGCGAATGTACCTCCAGATTAAGCgctgggtggggctggggcaCAGAAGGGTAACCACCAGACGAGGCAGGGGTCAATGGGGACCGTTAAGAGCCAGGGTGGGGGACACGGTGCTTGTGGATGGCTATACCCACCCCAAGATGTCTTCCAAGCCTAAGAGAAGGGTGGTCAGGGGCAGAAAGGAAGTCAGACCGAAAGCCTCGCAATATCTGACCCCCAACAGCTGTCTCACACCTGTATCCCACCTTCATCCTATGCCAACCTTTAAAGGTTCACAACTCCAACTACCAAAGATGATGAGTGCTGGTCAAACAAATGTGAAGAGAATGGGGGTGAAGAGGATGCATGGAGAAAAGGTATTGGAGGTAGCAGAAGATAAAGCATTGGAAGAGGTTCTGGATGGGAGCAGTAGCCAATGGAAGAGCCGAGTCCCACTCCCGCCCATCTCCCGAGATACCAATCCCAGGCCTCTGTTCATCTCTGCCTCTCCAAACTCCTCCCAAATCCTCACTAACTCACTGGAGTCTTTCTCTCGCCATTGTGGCCGAACTCCCAGAGAAAATGCCATATACTGCTTGGCGATGGCCAG TGCCTTTACGGAAAGACCATGGCTACAGCAGCTTGATGTAGCTCGGACTCTGGCGAGGAGGAGTGTCCAGAATATGAGCTATAAAGCAGACCCTCTATCGTAA